One window from the genome of Leptospira johnsonii encodes:
- a CDS encoding STAS domain-containing protein yields the protein MEISIRKSSETNIISLSGSLDIYTSIDLKNFFEQNIDRTNNNVVINLEKLNYIDSSGIGMLIKQLNYVQELSGKFFIANMKPAIEKVFKVAGLTSYFQTLSESEFTSQFP from the coding sequence ATGGAAATCAGCATTAGAAAATCCAGCGAAACAAATATAATCAGCCTCTCCGGGAGCCTGGACATCTATACGTCCATAGATCTCAAAAACTTTTTCGAACAGAACATTGATCGAACGAACAATAACGTTGTGATCAACCTGGAAAAGTTAAACTACATCGATTCCTCTGGGATCGGAATGCTGATCAAACAATTGAATTATGTCCAAGAATTAAGTGGAAAATTTTTCATAGCAAACATGAAACCTGCGATCGAAAAAGTTTTCAAAGTGGCAGGACTGACTTCTTATTTTCAAACTCTCTCAGAGTCCGAATTCACCAGCCAGTTCCCTTGA
- a CDS encoding LIC10729 family protein — translation MDWHRIAILLFFILAAAGQGPIGQENRKTKNFENFSKPMGGENYISEDYKTFPELSIWAYHNGLKLAPDRKDPAPGAGTGRLFDNQCRMVPETGLDILLIADSNRKDIIYVYFDLTLFSKTENAAILPDRELRISVNGIVKRTIRFPDANLYSKSLYAGTPPAYITVDPSELREGRLNLNLTPLAGEKGRFWGVWDVFLSYTAPEYP, via the coding sequence ATGGACTGGCACCGAATTGCAATACTCTTATTCTTCATTCTTGCCGCTGCCGGACAGGGTCCGATCGGTCAGGAAAATCGGAAAACGAAAAATTTTGAGAATTTCTCCAAACCGATGGGGGGAGAAAACTATATTTCCGAGGACTATAAAACCTTCCCCGAACTTTCCATTTGGGCTTATCATAATGGTCTGAAATTAGCTCCGGATAGAAAAGATCCTGCTCCGGGCGCCGGGACCGGTAGACTATTTGACAACCAATGCAGAATGGTTCCTGAAACCGGGTTGGATATCCTACTCATCGCCGACTCGAATAGAAAAGACATTATCTACGTTTATTTCGATCTGACCTTATTTTCCAAGACCGAAAACGCTGCGATTTTACCCGATCGCGAGCTTAGAATTTCCGTAAACGGGATCGTGAAAAGAACGATTCGCTTTCCGGATGCAAACTTATATTCCAAATCGTTATACGCAGGAACTCCCCCTGCATACATCACAGTGGATCCATCCGAGTTGAGAGAAGGTAGACTGAATTTGAATCTTACGCCGCTTGCGGGAGAAAAGGGCAGGTTTTGGGGAGTTTGGGACGTGTTTTTGTCCTACACTGCCCCGGAATATCCTTGA